Sequence from the Nasonia vitripennis strain AsymCx chromosome 5, Nvit_psr_1.1, whole genome shotgun sequence genome:
ATATGGTACATtctgataaaataatttattgtaaatctATAGGCAGGTGGACCAATTCCCAACAACCTCCAGGAGATCTATCTGAAGGTGATCAGTCAAACCAAGTGCAGCGATAAAATGTCGGTAGCCATCACGGAGTCCCACATCTGCACCCTGACCAAGGCTGGAGAAGGCGCTTGCCACGTAAGCATTTACTGAGATTCATTGTATGGAATTATTGTTCGAGGAGATCTTGCTCACGAAGCTTATTACGTCTGTTTGTAGGGCGACTCTGGTGGTCCTCTTGTCGCTGACGGTATCCAAGTTGGTATCGTCTCCTTCGGAATGCCGTGTGCTCGAGGAATGCCCGACGTTTTTACCagagtttacacattcattAACTGGATCAACGAGAAAATGGAGCAATACTAATGTTGTGTTACTCGCAAGcatttttttacagttttgtaaaaattttatttgaacgaaataaaaaagtttcataGTATTTATaagctttaatatttttaccagaACCCTTTTTAatcttattataaaaattcagtattaaagaaatctaaaTATGCAGAGAATTACGTGTGCCATTGTATAACCATAAATTAGGCAATGCAAGCTCATAATGTTATATCGTCATAAACAGCCGCCGAAATTCGAATTAAGAAAAAGTTATGTTGGTACCTATACCTATAAAAGAGTATTACAAAGCCATCAGCTTATAGATTTAAGTACCTTAGTAAAGGTTGGCATTATTGCACAGAGTATATTTACGATGAAAGTATTCCGAAGAATCAAACACACAAGTTTGTACCGTGAATACGAGCAGAAGCTTTTCATATAAGATTATCTCTAGCAGTTGTCTACTCGATCCTATGAAATATTGATTTATCTACTTTTCAGATCGTAATTTCAGTTTATTGTTATTGACACACCATATAGGTATATTAACAACGTCAAATAATGCACAACAGCATATGATAACTATTATTCAGCATTTGCATAAGTGTAAACATAGAAGTTAACGCATCCTTGCAATTTTACACGACCATGACGTtcaaacaataatttatttttccagcCATACAACCCTCAGTTGTAATGTCTTCATCAACAGACTCGAGCGATAGGAACAACAGGGAAAGTAGTAGCGACGATGATTATTACTACGGCTCATGGCGCAACGTATTCAGTATCGTGCAAAAATGGAAAGCCACCTTCAACGGCGATCGCCATGAAAGCATCAAAGACTTCCTCATCTCCGTAAAATCACATCAGCAGCTAACCGATCTCGGCGACTCGGAGCTGCTCGAAGCTTTACCCTGTCTGCTCACAGAACCGGCCCTCGTGTGGCACCGTCTGATCCCCAAAGAGTGGACCAGTTGGGAGCACTTTTGCGAGGACGCTCGAAACGTGTTTCGCCACAGCGAGAAATACAATCTGGAGCTTTTGGAGAAAGCTCTCGCTCGAAAGCAGACCGAAGACGAATCTGCGATCGACTACGTAAGCGAGCTGCATCGCTTGGCCGGCTCTGGATGCGCGAATCAAACTCTTGTACAGCAACATGCTTCCAGCTCTGCAGCGCTTCGTCCCCGGTTGAGCGAGTTGGTCGAAGAACAGGAAGCTTACGAGCCTCCGCCTGCTCCGGAAGATTCGACGGTATACCGGAACTGGCTTACAATCCACCGGTTGAAGGTGTACGTGGGCAGAATGAAATTTACACCGGAAGTAGAGGGGGACGTTTCGGGGATGATCGATGAAAAATTGAAGGAGAAAACCGGCGATCGTCGATCGGTTTCAGGAGTTAGCTTTAGTAGCTCAGGAGGAGCGAGGCGGTGTTATCGTTGCGAATAACCTGGTCAACCAATAAGACAAGGTCAcaaaataaagaagaagaagagtgcACACGTTGAATGAGGAGCGATTGTGTTTTATACAAAACTTTGtatattaacaataaaatgACGATTTTTCAACGATCCTGTATAACTTGACATTTTTGTTGTTGCTCATAATGtgtattcatttatttacctaTAAGTCATCGGCCGAGCTCCTTAGCATCGACTATTGTTCAAAACTATTTCGAAGCTTCAGTACAACATTTTATTTTGACGCTAAAGGAGTACAAGAAGAGCGCCACGCAAGTCTAAAGGGTAAAGAAAGTCAATAGCTATACAGCTTGTGCGAAACTCAATATAGCAGCGCAGTTAGTCTTACACAGCCATTCGACTTGCGAACAGCATGAAAAACGACCTTTTACTATATACTATCATCTTCTGTTATATAatactttgttttctacaCAGTCAATTCAACTTCTGGGTGTAAAAAAAGCGCATCTCAGAAGATCAGACCATGTCGTATTCATGATCTAGATCAAGCGTAAAAATCGACGATAAACCTCGGCAGCTCTCATGCGCAAATGGAAATTATCCTTCGATGGCGATATAGCAATAAAAGCATCAAACCCTTTCCGATGGGACTGGAGGAGAAGCGAAAAATGAGCGACATCAGCGAATCGGAATTATTGCACTGCCTTGCGATCTTATTTAAAGGACCGGCGCTGTTGTGGTACAGATTCAGAATGCGAGAAGGAAAATGGCATTCGTGGAAGCAGTTTTATACTCAGAGACGCGGTCCGTGTCTTTCATGATCCGGAATACAATACGAAGCTCAGAGCTGAAGCTTCCGCGAGGACACAGGGACCGGATTAACCAG
This genomic interval carries:
- the LOC103317887 gene encoding uncharacterized protein LOC103317887 isoform X1; its protein translation is MITIIQHLHKSIQPSVVMSSSTDSSDRNNRESSSDDDYYYGSWRNVFSIVQKWKATFNGDRHESIKDFLISVKSHQQLTDLGDSELLEALPCLLTEPALVWHRLIPKEWTSWEHFCEDARNVFRHSEKYNLELLEKALARKQTEDESAIDYVSELHRLAGSGCANQTLVQQHASSSAALRPRLSELVEEQEAYEPPPAPEDSTVYRNWLTIHRLKVYVGRMKFTPEVEGDVSGMIDEKLKEKTGDRRSVSGVSFSSSGGARRCYRCE
- the LOC103317887 gene encoding uncharacterized protein LOC103317887 isoform X2 — translated: MSSSTDSSDRNNRESSSDDDYYYGSWRNVFSIVQKWKATFNGDRHESIKDFLISVKSHQQLTDLGDSELLEALPCLLTEPALVWHRLIPKEWTSWEHFCEDARNVFRHSEKYNLELLEKALARKQTEDESAIDYVSELHRLAGSGCANQTLVQQHASSSAALRPRLSELVEEQEAYEPPPAPEDSTVYRNWLTIHRLKVYVGRMKFTPEVEGDVSGMIDEKLKEKTGDRRSVSGVSFSSSGGARRCYRCE